One segment of Trypanosoma brucei brucei TREU927 chromosome 8, complete sequence DNA contains the following:
- a CDS encoding cyclophilin type peptidyl-prolyl cis-trans isomerase, putative — protein MKVVVNEMSQVVEIITNEGVISVELYDTFAPRAAESFRRFAESGQLDGAVFDRMVPTFLLECRLSEFSVYGELVGREENNHLHHTGAGILTCFGTVLESGAFFITLGPQPELDNVCTIFGRVRSGMRVVEKISRSRVAEKTFRLYTPVVVERCLTRVLPKERRPECVGGEQLDVLPQSVSRHCGTQSSILNDLE, from the coding sequence ATGAAGGTGGTGGTCAATGAAATGTCCCAAGTTGTTGAGATTATCACCAATGAGGGCGTTATTTCTGTTGAGCTTTATGATACCTTTGCACCCCGTGCTGCCGAGTCGTTTCGCCGATTTGCCGAAAGTGGTCAACTTGATGGTGCTGTTTTCGACAGAATGGTTCCCACATTCTTGTTAGAGTGCAGACTTTCAGAATTTAGTGTGTATGGTGAACTGGTAGGGAGAGAGGAGAATAATCATTTGCATCACACTGGTGCAGGGATTCTCACTTGTTTTGGAACTGTCCTTGAGAGTGGcgctttttttattactctTGGGCCGCAACCTGAGTTGGATAACGTTTGCACCATATTCGGTCGTGTACGGAGTGGTATGCGTGTAGTGGAGAAGATTAGTCGGTCTCGTGTAGCTGAAAAAACGTTTCGTCTTTATACTCCGGTAGTGGTTGAGCGGTGTTTAACGCGAGTCTTGCCAAAGGAGCGGAGACCTGAATGTGTGGGAGGGGAACAGTTGGACGTCCTGCCGCAGTCTGTGAGTCGACACTGTGGAACACAGAGTAGTATCTTGAATGATTTGGAGTGA
- a CDS encoding vacuolar ATP synthase 16 kDa proteolipid subunit, putative, with protein sequence MLSDDTCQPEAVLFGMLGAAASLALSNIGAAYGTAKSGVAVAHLGIVEPSRVMRGIVPVVMAGILGIYGLIVSVIISNNLKLSGYAMFSGFMHLGAGLAAGFASLASGYAIGIVGDICCFAYAKTEKIFVPMILMLIFAEALGLYGLIMALLMNNRATSYTGGCS encoded by the coding sequence ATGCTAAGTGACGATACCTGTCAACCAGAGGCGGTGCTCTTTGGCATGCTGGGTGCGGCTGCCTCTTTGGCGCTCTCCAACATTGGGGCCGCTTACGGTACAGCGAAATCTGGCGTTGCCGTTGCTCATCTCGGCATTGTGGAACCATCACGTGTAATGCGTGGCATTGTGCCTGTTGTCATGGCAGGTATTCTTGGTATATACGGCCTTATTGTCTCAGTTATTATCAGCAACAACCTCAAGCTGTCGGGCTACGCAATGTTCTCCGGCTTCATGCACCTTGGCGCTGGTCTTGCCGCCGGCTTTGCTTCTCTGGCGAGTGGTTATGCTATTGGTATTGTGGGTGacatttgttgttttgcatACGCCAAGACAGAAAAGATATTTGTCCCAATGATTTTGATGCTCATTTTTGCTGAGGCGCTTGGGCTCTATGGGCTCATCATGGCCCTCTTAATGAACAACCGTGCCACATCCTATACGGGTGGTTGCTCTTGA
- a CDS encoding multidrug resistance protein A (identical to GP:16304672: multidrug resistance protein A {Trypanosoma brucei brucei}), with protein sequence MTPNKTPVGDIKLDDNTETNYPINTSGGEPTENHADTDLDTQYKIHEYDTRHAELKQRLMQIWGDDVEYVARGEENANWLQKITYTWVKKYIRTAVKEELTLEGLPTAQSDHRAHKCGRQLSAVTAESYYRRHLWDPIVGAGVSRRGDSQSRGTLRWVGVLQSGRYKEVMAAVTWQTPPLQRLSEHENGVSPFFSGAVHGEVLFPPEASNNSTMEKPEDLQLLGCGSVSANVVDQLAFPGRISAARNLFNAKRGIILWQFPLRVLGDLLTLTVPLILKEYVRYLDAPSHTWGRGMLLAFGLFVAHCVQSVVLHWFYHMGIKGGLCWRSALSAVILEKCFVISPKALALPEMNTGRILNMLTTDVERANEFVQLCLYLWSSPVIFIASTFLLYSLVGWSALVTVVVLPLTLTLNGYIVRQAMKIQRKIMKVADSRVKATNEFISGIRIVKFMAWEPSFIAAIEKQRDTELRYLRRLQRCHTLTSFLNNAMPPLTIAIVFVTYHLLGNKLTPEVVFPTLMLLSVIRMPFLLLPMTLRTVTQFVISMKRVSVFLECENTVKGVGDVTELLATQKNAPPCWCEAAAVFDNAEVTALFPVKLPRIPTVVTSLCGRIMARLCCCGACQPKRHSLSPLEVIDSEDEGEGSAQAGNEKPPGRPGGNQKQPSPEETPRGVNKKVGEARYQLRPKKLLRDISIEVPKGKLTVVLGATGSGKSTLLETLLGNFEVTHGSVLAAKSFAYVPQQPWIMNATLRDNILFFTPENEERLHKAVRVCQLEADLQQLPAGMETEIGEKGINLSGGQKARVSLARAVYADRDFYILDDPLSALDAHVGELIVRDLILGHLACKTRVLATHQLHVLPHADFVVAMEDGTVKFAGESKDFMRSPLCKKLAAEGCERKHEGSSDREVDESDILDGKPVHSNGNEPTQDGGNEGGEKKNTEAVDGRLTLMEEKAVGSVPWKTYKRYVGACGGGCKALLVIFTYFFTELLTVAANLWLSMWSTNKFKLDETTNLYVYLGIVIAGTISVPLRYTTTFGSMRHGSRTLHRFLLRSISTGKMSFFDTTPLGRIVNRFSRDIDRLDNSLPMTFIFLMQVTFSIISAIAVYIGSQPYVLVALIPVCYVYYRLTLFYSASNREIRRVGSTAKAPLMSLVGEALVGSSTISAYGCQTAIMKKALAYIDLVYASSLLENAANRWIGLRVEFLNTVVILVIALTGVIGAMLGVDSHDIALVSLSLTMALMTTAALNWLVRMCGSMEADMNSVERILYYTDNIENEDMPELDELVRAAKKAEETTPRPKASSATTTAVHVPVNGPVERNVVPGWVEFRDVDLRYRDGLPLVLNKVSFRVNPGQKVGIVGRTGSGKSTLLLTFMRMIDTCGGEIIVSGRPIASYGLRELRQLFSMIPQDPVLFDGTVASNLDPFSQATPEEVWRALELVGMRGHVAAESGGIEARVQEGGLNYSVGQRQLLCLARALLKRDSAFILMDEATANIDHALDKQIQNTVRTAFANHTVITIAHRLHTVAQYDKIIVMDNGVVAECGAPRDLALSTSSKFRELLNSLGTNEVKNFMAVVEGAAASRSSG encoded by the coding sequence ATGACCCCCAATAAAACACCTGTGGGTGACATCAAGCTAGACGATAACACTGAGACCAATTATCCGATCAATACGTCTGGCGGGGAGCCAACTGAGAATCACGCAGACACCGACCTCGACACACAATACAAGATACATGAGTATGATACTCGACATGCAGAGTTGAAGCAACGGCTGATGCAAATATGGGGTGATGATGTTGAGTATGTTGCTCGGGGTGAGGAGAATGCGAATTGGCTTCAGAAGATAACGTACACATGGGTAAAGAAGTACATCCGCACGGCCGTCAAAGAAGAGTTAACGTTGGAGGGCCTTCCCACAGCTCAAAGTGATCACAGAGCACATAAATGCGGTCGGCAACTTTCAGCCGTAACGGCCGAAAGCTACTACCGCCGCCATCTGTGGGATCCCATTGTGGGGGCTGGGGTTTCGAGGAGAGGAGATTCTCAGAGCCGTGGGACGCTACGATGGGTTGGTGTACTTCAGTCAGGCCGATACAAAGAGGTAATGGCCGCAGTGACCTGGCAAACACCACCCCTGCAGCGGCTTTCCGAGCACGAGAATGGTGTGTCACCTTTCTTTAGCGGCGCGGTACACGGTGAAGTGCTTTTTCCTCCGGAAGCAAGTAACAACTCCACAATGGAGAAACCGGAGGATTTGCAGCTGCTCGGTTGTGGGTCGGTCTCAGCTAACGTTGTGGATCAACTCGCATTCCCTGGGCGAATATCAGCTGCACGCAACCTTTTCAATGCAAAACGGGGAATCATACTATGGCAGTTTCCTCTCAGAGTCCTTGGTGACCTGCTAACCCTCACTGTTCCGTTGATTTTAAAGGAATACGTCCGATACCTCGATGCCCCTTCACACACGTGGGGGAGAGGCATGCTTCTTGCCTTCGGCCTATTCGTGGCTCACTGTGTGCAATCCGTTGTGTTACACTGGTTCTACCACATGGGCATAAAGGGCGGACTGTGCTGGCGGAGCGCCCTGTCGGCTGTCATACTGGAGAAGTGTTTCGTTATATCTCCCAAGGCGTTAGCTCTTCCAGAGATGAACACAGGGCGTATCCTTAACATGCTGACTACTGATGTGGAGCGTGCCAACGAGTTCGTGCAGTTATGCTTGTACCTATGGAGCTCACCCGTCATATTCATTGCGTCGACATTTCTCTTGTACAGTTTGGTTGGGTGGAGCGCACTGGTTACTGTTGTGGTTCTCCCACTAACATTGACCCTAAATGGATACATCGTACGGCAAGCCATGAAAATACAGCGGAAAATTATGAAAGTTGCCGACTCTCGCGTGAAGGCCACTAACGAATTTATTTCTGGTATTCGCATTGTGAAATTCATGGCATGGGAACCTTCCTTCATCGCGGCCATTGAGAAGCAAAGGGACACGGAGCTGAGGTACCTCAGGCGGCTGCAGCGGTGCCACACACTTACGTCCTTCCTTAACAATGCGATGCCACCGCTTACGATCGCCATCGTGTTTGTTACGTACCATCTTCTCGGTAACAAGCTCACACCTGAAGTCGTTTTCCCAACACTGATGCTTCTTTCAGTGATACGCATGCCATTCCTGTTGCTCCCCATGACGTTGAGGACCGTCACGCAGTTTGTCATTTCAATGAAACGTGTTTCTGTCTTCCTCGAGTGCGAGAACACCGTGAAGGGTGTGGGTGACGTTACTGAACTTCTTGCCACACAGAAGAACGCCCCTCCGTGCTGGTGCGAAGCCGCTGCCGTGTTTGACAACGCGGAGGTAACAGCGCTCTTTCCAGTAAAACTACCGCGTATTCCCACCGTCGTTACCTCACTTTGTGGTCGTATAATGGCGCGGCTATGCTGCTGTGGAGCATGCCAACCTAAACGGCATTCACTTTCACCTCTGGAGGTGATTGACAGCGAGGATGAGGGAGAAGGCTCCGCACAAGCAGGGAACGAAAAGCCTCCGGGGCGACCCGGAGGTAACCAGAAACAACCGTCGCCTGAAGAAACTCCACGAGGCGTCAATAAAAAGGTTGGAGAAGCGCGCTACCAGCTAAGGCCGAAAAAACTCCTTAGAGACATTAGCATTGAGGTGCCAAAGGGAAAACTTACTGTTGTGCTTGGTGCCACGGGAAGTGGTAAGTCAACACTACTAGAGACGCTGTTGGGTAACTTTGAGGTGACGCATGGCAGTGTGTTAGCAGCGAAGAGCTTTGCATACGTTCCACAACAACCGTGGATCATGAATGCAACGCTACGCGAcaacatccttttttttactccggAAAACGAAGAACGACTGCATAAAGCCGTGCGTGTGTGCCAACTGGAGGCAGATTTGCAGCAGCTCCCTGCCGGGATGGAAACAGAAAttggagaaaaaggaatCAACCTGAGCGGCGGTCAAAAGGCGCGGGTAAGTCTTGCTCGCGCAGTATACGCTGACCGCGACTTTTATATACTGGATGATCCTCTTTCCGCACTCGATGCGCATGTGGGCGAACTAATCGTACGGGATTTGATTCTGGGCCATTTGGCATGTAAGACTCGGGTGCTGGCGACACATCAGTTGCATGTCTTACCACACGCTGATTTTGTGGTTGCCATGGAGGATGGCACCGTGAAATTCGCTGGGGAGAGCAAGGACTTTATGCGATCACCTTTATGCAAAAAGCTTGCTGCTGAGGGCTGTGAGAGAAAACACGAGGGATCAAGTGACAGGGAGGTAGACGAAAGTGATATACTGGATGGCAAGCCGGTACACTCGAATGGCAACGAGCCCACGCAAGATGGTGGAAATGAGGgtggtgaaaagaagaatacgGAGGCTGTGGATGGACGGCTCACCCTGATGGAAGAGAAAGCTGTTGGGTCTGTGCCGTGGAAAACATACAAGAGGTATGTTGGTGCATGTGGCGGCGGATGCAAAGCTTTGTTGGTTATTTTTACCTACTTCTTCACAGAGTTACTTACCGTAGCAGCTAATCTGTGGTTGTCTATGTGGTCTACTAATAAGTTCAAACTTGATGAAACAACGAATTTGTACGTGTACTTGGGCATTGTTATCGCTGGGACTATTTCCGTACCACTGCGCTACACAACGACGTTTGGTTCGATGCGCCACGGATCACGTACCCTCCACAGGTTTCTTCTACGATCTATTTCCACTGGAAAAATGTCATTCTTCGATACGACACCTCTGGGCCGCATTGTAAACCGATTCAGCCGTGATATTGACCGGCTTGACAACTCACTTCCAATGACGTTCATATTTTTGATGCAGGTGACATTTTCGATTATATCGGCGATAGCGGTGTATATCGGATCACAACCCTACGTCCTTGTTGCCCTAATCCCAGTCTGCTACGTATACTATAGGCTAACTTTGTTCTACAGTGCTTCCAACAGGGAAATCCGGCGTGTTGGAAGCACCGCAAAGGCGCCCTTAATGTCATTAGTGGGTGAAGCGCTTGTCGGCTCTAGCACGATATCGGCATATGGTTGTCAGACTGCGATTATGAAGAAAGCACTAGCGTACATCGACCTTGTCTACGCCTCCTCACTTCTAGAGAATGCAGCAAATCGGTGGATTGGCTTGCGTGTGGAGTTTCTGAATACTGTGGTTATTCTGGTCATCGCTCTTACTGGTGTCATTGGAGCGATGTTGGGTGTTGATTCACACGACATTGCCCTCGTGTCTCTCAGTCTTACAATGGCGCTGATGACAACAGCTGCTCTGAACTGGCTCGTGCGTATGTGCGGTTCGATGGAGGCTGATATGAATAGCGTTGAGCGTATCCTATACTATACAGACAACATTGAAAACGAGGACATGCCTGAACTAGACGAGCTCGTTCGGGCGGCGAAGAAAGCGGAGGAAACGACACCGAGACCAAAAGCGTCAAGTGCCACGACGACTGCGGTACATGTGCCAGTAAATGGTCCAGTCGAAAGAAACGTAGTACCAGGCTGGGTGGAGTTTCGTGATGTGGACCTGCGCTACCGTGACGGGTTGCCGCTTGTGTTGAACAAAGTCTCTTTTCGTGTGAACCCTGGGCAGAAGGTGGGCATCGTTGGCCGCACTGGGAGTGGCAAGTCGACCCTGCTGCTCACTTTTATGAGGATGATTGATACGTGTGGTGGTGAGATTATTGTTTCTGGCCGCCCAATAGCATCGTATGGACTGCGCGAGTTGCGTCAGCTGTTCTCAATGATCCCACAAGATCCGGTGCTGTTCGATGGGACGGTGGCATCCAACCTCGATCCCTTCAGCCAGGCTACACCAGAAGAGGTGTGGCGCGCACTGGAGTTGGTGGGAATGCGTGGACACGTGGCTGCGGAGAGTGGTGGTATTGAAGCTCGTGTGCAGGAGGGAGGTTTGAACTACAGCGTTGGCCAACGTCAGCTTCTTTGCCTTGCCCGTGCCCTACTGAAGCGTGACAGTGCCTTCATtctcatggacgaggcaacCGCTAATATTGATCACGCACTTGACAAGCAGATCCAGAACACCGTGAGGACTGCCTTCGCTAACCATACTGTTATAACAATTGCCCACAGACTTCACACTGTGGCGCAGTATGATAAGATCATTGTCATGGATAATGGCGTGGTTGCCGAGTGTGGTGCCCCCCGTGACCTTGCCTTGAGCACCTCTTCGAAGTTCAGGGAGCTGCTCAACTCTCTAGGGACTAATGAAGTGAAAAATTTCATGGCAGTTGTGGAAGGGGCCGCTGCTTCACGTAGCAGCGGGTAG
- a CDS encoding terbinafine resistance locus protein (yip1), putative has translation MSQQVGEVPSPYAHSTLDEPVLETIKRDFFAIGRKLLAVLIPPLGSKSDLRDWELWGPLLFSLTLAIILALSAGEHQGGLIFSAVFVLVWVGAALVTLNAKFLGSPISFFQTVCVMGYCMAPLCVGAIIGVLIPSFWVSLVVSSFVWVWCCWAALCSFRGCVSPDREMLVVYPVGLFYLFMTWMVMVGS, from the coding sequence ATGTCACAGCAGGTTGGAGAGGTTCCTTCACCGTATGCCCACTCCACGCTGGACGAACCCGTCCTTGAGACCATCAAGCGGGACTTCTTTGCTATTGGACGAAAGCTGCTTGCCGTTCTCATCCCTCCGTTGGGATCGAAGAGTGACTTGCGGGACTGGGAGCTCTGGGGACCCTTGTTGTTCTCCTTAACACTTGCCATTATATTGGCTTTATCCGCTGGGGAGCATCAGGGGGGGCTCATATTCTctgctgtgtttgtgctCGTTTGGGTGGGTGCCGCGCTCGTAACACTCAACGCGAAATTTCTAGGCAGTCCCATCTCCTTTTTCCAAACGGTATGTGTGATGGGTTACTGCATGGCACCACTTTGTGTTGGTGCTATCATTGGTGTGTTGATTCCAAGCTTTTGGGTTTCATTGGTTGTTTCGTCCTTTGTGTGGGTTTGGTGCTGCTGGGCCGCGCTGTGCTCCTTCCGCGGTTGTGTCTCGCCTGATCGCGAAATGCTAGTTGTATACCCTGTTGGtctcttttatcttttcatGACCTGGATGGTGATGGTTGGATCTTAG
- a CDS encoding pteridine reductase, putative, with the protein MYCTEYKFPCFRHTHTIKLVLLHLRECNGVHPPQFYRRMYEWVGSVVIFSPTIIFAPIHDPYLEGGEKWRINNIVQGASISVAVKKKRKSPTYPLFRVKGVMEAPAAVVTGAAKRIGRAIAVKLHQTGYRVVIHYHNSAEAAVSLADELNKERSNTAVVCQADLTNSNVLPASCEEIINSCFRAFGRCDVLVNNASAFYPTPLVQGDHEDNSNGKTVETQVAELIGTNAIAPFLLTMSFAQRQKGTNPNCTSSNLSIVNLCDAMVDQPCMAFSLYNMGKHALVGLTQSAALELAPYGIRVNGVAPGVSLLPVAMGEEEKDKWRRKVPLGRREASAEQIADAVIFLVSGSAQYITGSIIKVDGGLSLVHA; encoded by the coding sequence ATGTATTGCACTGAATATAAATTCCCTTGTTtccgacacacacacacaattaaACTCGTGCTGCTACACCTACGCGAGTGCAACGGTGTGCATCCACCCCAGTTTTACAGAAGAATGTATGAGTGGGTTGGTTCTGTTGTTATATTCTCACCTACTATTATTTTCGCTCCTATACACGACCCCTATTTGGAAGGTGGAGAGAAGTGGCGCATAAATAATATCGTTCAAGGAGCCAGTATCTCTGTGgctgtaaaaaagaagagaaaaagtccAACATACCCCTTATTCCGAGTCAAAGGCGTAATGGAAGCTCCCGCTGCAGTTGTCACCGGGGCAGCGAAGCGCATCGGGCGGGCGATTGCCGTGAAGCTCCACCAAACAGGCTACCGTGTTGTGATTCACTACCACAATtctgctgaagctgcggtGAGCCTCGCAGACGAGCTGAACAAGGAGCGCAGCAACACAGCTGTGGTGTGTCAGGCTGACCTCACAAACAGTAATGTGTTGCCTGCGAGCTGCGAGGAAATTATAAACAGCTGTTTCCGTGCCTTCGGCCGCTGCGACGTGCTGGTCAACAATGCCTCAGCATTCTATCCGACACCACTCGTTCAAGGGGACCATGAGGATAATTCAAATGGAAAAACAGTCGAAACGCAGGTGGCAGAGCTGATTGGCACAAACGCCATCGCACCGTTCCTACTAACAATGTCGTTCGCCCAAAGGCAAAAGGGTACAAACCCGAACTGTACGTCGTCGAATCTTTCCATTGTGAATCTCTGCGATGCCATGGTGGATCAGCCATGCATGGCCTTCTCCCTGTACAACATGGGTAAACACGCATTGGTTGGTCTGACGCAGTCGGCAGCGCTGGAGTTGGCCCCTTACGGCATTCGTGTTAACGGTGTGGCACCCGGCGTGTCCCTCCTTCCAGTTGCTAtgggagaggaggaaaaggataaATGGCGGCGAAAGGTTCCTTTGGGACGACGTGAGGCATCAGCAGAACAAATCGCAGATGCTGTCATATTTTTGGTATCTGGAAGCGCGCAGTACATCACCGGTTCCATCATCAAAGTGGACGGTGGGTTAAGCCTTGTGCATGcctaa
- a CDS encoding tryptophanyl-tRNA synthetase, putative: MRRASHVCTSCELLGFQKQFLMLSNRGNSSGDNDVIDTSGGKFRNGNGDGKDDDVVTPWNVSATGVRGVNYDRVLVRFKSQPIGEPLLKRMQDVCVERVKCNNSERGHNAERSAVGEEVQPLHHFFRRGIAFSHRDFDIALTNVQEALRSGTQGAYLYTGRGPSTRTMHLGHVIPFMLTRYLQDALGLPLVIQITDDEKFFFRDVPLHDNRCSDGIDIVTENIKDIIAFGFDPKRTFIFRNTSYMGSMYPTVVRLQRTMTLSAVKNTLGLIDNDNIGKASFAATQAAPCFSSSFPCILGEQDFEKPLQCIVPCAIDQDPYFVLARASASRMKYRAPALLHTKFLPALKGMRLKMSSSAEESGVITLHDSPEQVQKKMKKAFSGGSGTLDDMKTKGVDLEADVAYQFIRFFSPDDEMVGEVSAKYVVGEMNSCYVKSLAADVVVRHVLRNWQAKRKLVTDEEVRRFTEVRNIMA; this comes from the coding sequence ATGCGGCGGGCTTCGCATGTTTGCACGTCGTGTGAACTGCTGGGTTTCCAGAAGCAATTTCTCATGCTCTCCAACCGCGGTAATAGCAGTGGTGATAATGACGTCATCGATACAAGTGGCGGCAAGTTCCGCAACGGCAATGGGGATGGAAAAGACGACGATGTTGTGACACCATGGAATGTTTCTGCCACCGGAGTGCGGGGTGTCAACTATGATCGTGTGTTGGTGCGATTTAAGTCCCAACCTATCGGTGAGCCACTGTTAAAAAGGATGCAGGATGTTTGTGTTGAAAGAGTGAAATGCAATAATAGCGAAAGAGGACACAATGCGGAAAGGAGTGCAGTGGGTGAAGAGGTGCAGCCATTGCATCACTTCTTCAGGCGTGGCATAGCCTTTTCGCACAGAGATTTTGACATCGCACTGACCAACGTGCAGGAAGCCTTAAGATCGGGAACTCAGGGAGCGTATTTATACACTGGTCGCGGTCCGAGTACGCGGACAATGCATCTTGGACACGTGATACCCTTTATGCTTACGCGCTACCTGCAGGATGCGCTCGGGCTGCCGCTAGTCATCCAAATCACCGACGAtgagaagtttttttttcgcgatGTACCGTTGCATGACAACCGATGCTCGGACGGAATTGATATTGTAACCGAAAACATAAAGGATATTATTGCATTTGGCTTTGACCCTAAACGGACGTTTATTTTCCGGAACACCTCCTACATGGGTAGCATGTATCCTACCGTTGTTCGCCTGCAGCGCACAATGACACTCAGTGCCGTGAAGAATACGCTGGGATTGATCGATAATGACAATATCGGGAAAGCCTCCTTCGCTGCTACTCAAGCAGCGCCTTGCTTCAGTAGCTCCTTTCCGTGCATCCTTGGAGAACAAGATTTTGAAAAGCCTCTACAGTGTATTGTGCCATGTGCCATTGATCAGGATCCGTACTTCGTTCTGGCGCGGGCATCGGCATCCCGCATGAAGTATCGAGCTCCCGCACTACTGCATACAAAATTCCTTCCAGCTTTGAAGGGGATGAGACTAAAGATGAGTAGTAGTGCCGAGGAGAGCGGTGTGATAACATTGCACGACTCACCGGAGCAAGtacaaaagaagatgaagaaggctTTCTCCGGCGGTAGTGGGACACTGGACGACATGAAGACGAAAGGCGTGGATTTGGAGGCCGATGTGGCCTACCAATTCATTCGGTTTTTCTCTCCGGACGACGAGATGGTTGGGGAGGTATCGGCAAAGTATGTGGTTGGTGAGATGAACAGCTGTTATGTGAAGAGCTTAGCCGCAGATGTTGTCGTCCGGCATGTGCTGCGCAACTGGCAAGCGAAGCGAAAGCTGGTGACAGATGAGGAGGTTCGGCGGTTTACGGAGGTGCGCAACATTATGGCGTAG